A part of Phoenix dactylifera cultivar Barhee BC4 chromosome 2, palm_55x_up_171113_PBpolish2nd_filt_p, whole genome shotgun sequence genomic DNA contains:
- the LOC120109727 gene encoding serine/threonine-protein kinase WAG1-like — protein sequence MASVEEDSPTFFPSDASDIDHSFTSSASSTSFATTVSGRSSLSLPSFSSSSALRALPHRSSDPHWSAVRAASNLSPDGALHLRHLRLLRHLGSGNLARVFHCRLRGFDASSSSAADFALKVVDLDAVARAGGEPTKDAVDGGRLSHVRTEARVLAELDHPFLPTLYARLDASHYACFLIDYCPGGDLHSVLRRSPGHRLPPNAVRFYAAEVLLALEYLHALGFVYRDLKPENVLLRADGHVMLSDFDLCFQSNVTPALLRQRSLRRRQKRPSTLSRRTCCFGGAQTSGDSDEEEDEEVEFVAEPEAAYSRACVGTHEYLAPEVVNGNGHGNGVDWWAFGVFVYELLYGRTPFKGGSKEATLRNILTQELRFPNVVPAAGDDVAAAKDLISRLLVRDPQRRMGCARGAAEIKRHPFFEGIQWPLIRCARPPVVFSPAGGAQKRAAKEGRGKQQRWWGKWKWSSWNRTTKSIAANSNRGIKLVLGLKKKTKEKDGK from the coding sequence ATGGCATCTGTGGAAGAAGATAGTCCAACTTTCTTCCCTTCGGATGCGTCCGACATAGACCACAGCTTTACGAGCTCCGCCTCCTCTACCTCCTTCGCCACTACCGTCAGTGGCCGGAGCAGCCTCAGCCtaccctccttctcctcctcctccgccctccGCGCCCTCCCCCACCGCAGCTCCGACCCCCACTGGTCCGCCGTCCGCGCCGCCTCCAACCTCTCCCCCGACGGCGCCCTCCACCTCCGCCacctccgcctcctccgccaCCTCGGCTCCGGCAACCTCGCCCGCGTCTTCCACTGCCGCCTCCGCGGCTTcgacgcctcctcctcctcagccgcgGACTTCGCCCTCAAGGTTGTCGACCTGGACGCGGTCGCCCGCGCCGGCGGCGAGCCCACCAAGGACGCCGTTGACGGCGGGAGGCTCTCGCACGTGCGGACGGAGGCCCGCGTGCTGGCGGAGCTGGACCACCCGTTCCTCCCCACCCTCTATGCCCGCCTCGACGCCTCCCACTACGCGTGCTTCCTTATTGACTATTGCCCCGGCGGCGACCTCCATTCCGTCCTCCGCCGCTCCCCCGGCCACCGCCTGCCTCCTAACGCTGTCCGCTTCTACGCTGCCGAGGTCCTCCTTGCCCTCGAGTACCTCCACGCCCTCGGCTTCGTCTACCGCGATCTCAAGCCCGAGAACGTCCTCCTCCGCGCTGACGGCCATGTCATGCTCTCCGACTTCGACCTCTGCTTCCAGTCCAACGTCACCCCCGCCCTCCTCCGGCAACGTAGCCTCCGCCGCCGCCAGAAGCGGCCCAGCACACTCTCCCGCCGCACCTGCTGTTTCGGCGGGGCCCAAACTTCAGGCGACAGCGACGAGGAGGAAGACGAGGAGGTGGAGTTCGTGGCGGAGCCGGAGGCGGCATACTCGCGGGCGTGCGTTGGGACCCACGAGTACCTAGCTCCAGAGGTGGTCAACGGTAACGGCCACGGCAACGGCGTCGACTGGTGGGCCTTCGGGGTCTTCGTCTACGAGCTGCTCTACGGGCGGACGCCGTTTAAGGGCGGGAGCAAGGAGGCGACTTTAAGGAACATCTTGACCCAGGAGCTGAGGTTCCCTAACGTCGTGCCCGCTGCCGGCGACGACGTGGCGGCGGCGAAGGACCTGATCTCGAGGCTGTTAGTGCGGGACCCGCAGCGGAGGATGGGTTGCGCGCGGGGTGCGGCAGAGATCAAACGGCACCCGTTCTTCGAGGGGATTCAGTGGCCGCTGATCCGGTGCGCCCGGCCGCCCGTGGTGTTCAGCCCGGCGGGCGGGGCCCAGAAGAGAGCGGCCAAGGAGGGACGTGGAAAGCAGCAGCGGTGGTGGGGCAAGTGGAAGTGGAGCAGTTGGAATCGTACCACCAAAAGTATCGCTGCTAATAGTAATAGGGGAATTAAGTTGGTTTTGGgattgaagaagaagacaaaggaGAAGGATGGGAAGTGA